Part of the Funiculus sociatus GB2-C1 genome is shown below.
ACGGCTTGTGCGCCAATTGCTGCGGTTGCTGTGCCGACAATTGCTTGAAAGCCACTGGTTGCAGTATTAACGACCGAACCCACTAACGATCCCACTGTCGTTGAACTTACCCAAAATAGCAGGCAGAAGTAGGTTGCCCAAATTACCAAACCAATAATGGCACCTAAACCGCTACTGCTAACCAGGGTGAGTTTCACAGCCAGGAAACACGCGATCGCTAACGCAATTGTGACAGTCACCAGCGTCCAAATTCCGACTGCTGTCCCTATTTTACGAATTGTCCCGCCCAAGCTGCCAGATTCATTATCACTAGAACTTGAATCTGATTGATGACCTAAGTAAGAAATCCCGGCGGCGACGGAGAGGTTTGTTAACAGTAATTGCAATGCAAACGCCAGCACCACCCCAGCAATCAGCGCCACAAAAAACTCTGGCCCTGAAAATACAAGTGCCGCTCGTTCTGGCGTGTTCACTGCTGGATCGACTGGCGTAAGTTGCCCTATCCAAAATAGCGCTTTGTCCAGTTCCATTATTCCTGACGTAGTTTCAAACATGGTTTTTCCTTCCCAGAACCTTAAAGCCAGCGCAAATTATAAATTAAGTAAGTAGTCATTATGAACTGCCTCCACTATCAGCCACGAAAATCTGCGTTTTTGGCACCCTTAGCCTACTTTTTTTCTGCCACTTTTTCACTCATTCTTGATTCTTGGTCAAGTTATGCTGGTCAATTTAAGAGTATAATGACCACGACATAACCCGCTTTTTTCAAAAAAACGGGTTTTTTGTGTTTTTGGCTTCTTTCTACTCACCTACTTAAGCAGGAACTCTGTATTTGTGGCAAAAATCGCCTATGTACGTCAGAATCGCCGACTACGGCAGGTTACAGCATCCTCCTGAGGTCTGAAATATATGCCTTTGGTAGGATGAGGGGCCTAGGCTACAGGAGGATAGCTGCTCAAAAGAGCAGCTAGAGGGAGAGGATGCGATCGCGACTGACAGTTCAATTTAAGTAGTAAAACAATAATATCTAACGAAAGCCTAGCTTTCTCTATTTAATTTGTTTGCTTAAAACACCCAGGAGTAATTTATAGCTAATTCAAGTTTTTACAACTGGGAAATTATTGTCGATAAGCTAAATTTTATAGGTATTAACACTTGATTCAATTTATACCTATTTTCATTAGTAATGCTACACATTAGCCATCTTTTTTGCTTGGTTGAAGGAATTGGTTGGTAGCCCATCAAATCTCTACACAAATGATATTCCCACCCGCCGTTAGCAACAAAAGCGTCCTATCTTAGTCGAGAATAACAATTTTGTCGCCCTGACTCTTTCTTGCCCTCTTTCGGTAGGCTTACCTTTCCCAAAATACCTCAAAAGCGTCCTATCTTAGCCGAGAAAAACAATTTTGTCGCCCTAGCTCTTTCTTGCCCTCTTTCGATAGGCTTACCTTTCCCAAAATACCTCAAAATCCTCCCTTAGAAGGGTGTGCAGGTTGCTACTACAGGCAGAGAGCCTATTGAGTGAGGATGCTTAGTATAAAAGTACAAAGATTTATTAAGGACTGTAAACAATGGAAACTCGCCCTACTGATTTACCTACAACTTCCAAAGCCTTTAATGGTATTGACCGTAACGCCTTTATCTTTGGCTGGAATCCCCAAGCAGAACTGTGGAACGGACGCTTAGCAATGATTGGTTTCCTTGCTTACCTACTGTGGGATTTAGCTGGTTATAGCGTACTTCGCGACGTGCTGAACTTGGTTGGATACTAAATTCCTCAAGTTCGCATTTTGATTGATCGTTAGGAGCAAAAACAATGGAAAAAAACACCCTTGATTTACCTCCTGTTGCTAAAGCTTACAACAACGTTGACCGTAACGCTTTTATTTTTGGTTGGAATCCCCAAGCAGAACTGTGGAACGGACGCTTAGCTGCCATCGGTTTTATTGCCTACCTAGTGTGGGATATTGCTGGCGTTAGCTTCCTTCGTGATGTACTGCCAATCATTAAATAACAATTAAATCCTTCACTACACACTTTATTCAGGAGCCAAAAACTAATGCAATCTCGCCCTACAACTACAACTCCACCTGTTGCTACCGAATTCAATGGTAAAGATCGTAATGCTTTCCTCTTTGGCTGGAATCCCCAAGCCGAACTGTGGAATGGACGCTTAGCTATGATCGGTTTTCTTGCCTACTTACTTTGGGATCTGGCTGGCTATAGCGTACTTCGCGACGTGCTGCACCTGGTTTCATACACCCACTAGAAAAGCAAAAATAAAAAGGCAAAAATAAAGAATAATTTTTGCCTTTTTATTTTTCCTAGCTAATATACTAAATTTGCATCGTCTAGAGTAAAAATCGCACTATCATATACAAAGCTGCGCCCATAAGTTGTATCGCCATCACTGGGATGCCGTAACGCAGAAAAGTTTTAAACGAAATTCGCCGTCCGTGTAACTCAGAAATTCCCGCTGCTACGATGTTGGAAGATGCTCCAACTAAAGTGCCATTTCCTCCTAAAGTGGCACCAAACATCATGGCATAAAATAAGGGTAGAACTTCCGGTGGGAACTGCCCTTGAAAGCCCGGTTCTAGCACTTCTGATCCTACGAAGCCGACGTTAACCACATACTGTTTGAGTAAAGGCACCATTGCCACCACTAACGGGATATTAGGGACAACGCTCGATAATATCCCTACTAAAAATAGCAATAGTAGGGAACCCAAGAAAATATTGCGTCCTAATATTGTTGCTAATACTCCTGATAATCCGTTAATAACTCCGGTTTTTTCTAAACCCCCAATTAGTACAAAAGTACACATAAAAAATAGCAAGGTACTCCAGTCAACATCCCGCAATATGTTGTTGACTGTATCAATCTTGCTATGGTGAGAAAGGAGCATTGCCAAAGCTGCTCCTAATAAAGCAACTGTGGCAGGTGACATAGGAATTGGTAGCGTTTCTCCTACCACAAAAAATATCAGTACGAAAGCTACGATTAAGGCACCTACTGCCAAAACTCGCGGATGATTAATTTTAGGGTGTGGCAGATGCTCCAAATCGTCCAACTTTTTGCGCCAAGTTTTGGGAAATAAGAAAGGTAACATGATGCAAACTGTCAAAACAGAAATTAATCCACCTAAACTGAGGCGAGTTAAGTAATCTGTAAAGCTGATATTGACTGCATCACCCACAATAAATGTTGCTGGATCTCCAACTAGCGTTAATAGTCCAGCACTGTTGGCAACAAATACCATTAGAATTAGTAAGGGAACAAAATCTACCCCTACTTCTTGTGCCATTGGGGGAATTAAAGGTGCCAACAACATTACTGTTGTAGCATTGGGTAAAACTGCACAAATTGGGGTAGTAATGCCTACAATACCTAGTAATAGGCGTTTGCCTTCCCCTTTAGCTAGCAGCACCATTTGAGTTGCTAAGTAGTCAAATATCTTGGTTGGCTCAAATGCCCGCACGAGTACCATGACTCCAAAGAATAAGCCCAGCGTTCCATGACTTTTACTGATGTAGTCAATAGCTTCTGTCAAAGTCATGACGTTGGTAAACACCAGTAGCAATGCTCCCAGAAAGGCAGCAATTGTTAGGTGCAGCCATTCGGTCATGATTAATACAATGACACTTATAAATGTGACTGTAGCAATAATGCCTTGCCAGTTTTCCACACAATACCTCAAGGGCTAGATTTTATTACTGCTTGCATCTTACTGGAAAAATTAGTTAGTAAATAATAATTGTAGTGTCACACATTCAAAGAATGATTAAGGAGAGTGGGCAATCAAGATCCGTGTAAATGGATCTTGATTGCCCACTCTCCTTAATTGCATTGATCCCAAGTTGCATTCATTGATAGCAGGTTGGGTTTCCCTATTGCCTAACCTAAGAGAGTTAACAGCAATGTGTTTTAGGGCAACTCGGTATAAGTAGTAAAGTAGTAGCGAGTTTTCACAACAACTATGGCTACTGGTCTTGGTTAAAATCCTCCTGCAAATTTAGCATAGTAGGAATACCCAATACCGGACAAGGGAAATCATCACCTAGTTGCTGCACAAGCGGATGATTCACAGAATGACAGCCTAGCAGCAATGCCGCCGCCGCTTCAGATTCAACAGCTTTCTTTAGTTCGGCCGCAAGGCAACCAAATCGGAGATGAGCCTTGAAAGAACTGCTCCATTCTTCAGCAAGACTTCTGGCTTGTGATAAGACTCGGTTTGCTTGCTCGAATTGATCCTGATAGAACATTGCTCTGAAATAGGAAGGATCTACCGATGTTACCCGTGGGCTTGCGGCTACTGGCTGATGTGTTGGTTGAGTAAAGACAGGTGTTGCAGACTTGAATGCGGATGCTTTGGAATTTAATGGGCTGTATTGAATTGATGGGTTACTTGCAGGCTTAAAGTTGAAGAAATTTGGATGATTATTGCTGGAATTGTCATCTACAACATAGACAACTTGAACTGTGACTTGCTTCTTGGTGACTAAACGAGTTTGATGGGCAATCCACAGAGCGACATCCAGAGCCGTTTGACTGCTAGGGGATCTGTTATAGCCAACAATTAAGTTGACAGATTTTTTAGATTCAGTGTTAACAGAAGATGATGAAACTGACCCAGGCAGCAACATCATTTGTTCCATTAAATCATTTCGACCGATTGCGCTTTCAAGGCGTACCAACATTGGCTTAATATTCACAGCTTTTACCTCATTCAAATAAAACAAATGATGGATAAGAGGCGGGCGGAATTTACTCGTCTTGGGTGAAGTAGCGATCTAGGAAATTTAGAGCATGGTTGCGTAGCTCATAATATTCCTTAGATTCGCGGATTTGTTGGCGATCGCGTGGATGAGGAAAAGGCACTTCCAAAATTTCCCCAATCTTAGCGTGAGGGCCATTCGTCATCAGCACAATCCGATCTGACATATACAACGCTTCATCCACATCATGGGTAATCATCATTACCGCTTGCCGTTGTTTTTCCCAAATATCGAGTACCTGTCGCTGCAATTTACCCCTCGTCAGCGCATCTAATGCCCCAAAAGGTTCATCCATTAACAGCATTTTAGGGCGAATTGCTAAGGCCCGTGCAATGCCTACCCGCTGTTTCATACCGCCGGAAATTTCATCGGGATATTTGTCGGCGGCGGCATTCAAATTCACCATTGCTAGGTGTTCATTAACAATGCTGATTTTTTCGGCACGGGTGGCTTTTTTCAGGACTTCATCCACAGCCAAACGGATATTTTCTTTCACCGTTAACCACGGCAACAGAGAGTAATGTTGAAATACCATCATTCTCTCAGCTCCGGGTTTACGAATCTCTTTACCCTCCAGTCGCACTGAGCCGGAAGTGGCTTTTTCTAAACCAGCTACCATCTTGAGTAGGGTTGATTTGCCACAGCCAGAGTGACCAATCACAGAAATATATTCGTCTTCCTTTATGGTGAGATTTACACCGTCCAAAACTACAAACTCACCTCCATCGGCAGTTGGGTAGGACTTGACGATATTTTCAATCT
Proteins encoded:
- a CDS encoding chlorophyll a/b-binding protein, translating into METRPTDLPTTSKAFNGIDRNAFIFGWNPQAELWNGRLAMIGFLAYLLWDLAGYSVLRDVLNLVGY
- a CDS encoding ABC transporter ATP-binding protein yields the protein MTQFTSYSTGTNETLPGNGFLEIENIVKSYPTADGGEFVVLDGVNLTIKEDEYISVIGHSGCGKSTLLKMVAGLEKATSGSVRLEGKEIRKPGAERMMVFQHYSLLPWLTVKENIRLAVDEVLKKATRAEKISIVNEHLAMVNLNAAADKYPDEISGGMKQRVGIARALAIRPKMLLMDEPFGALDALTRGKLQRQVLDIWEKQRQAVMMITHDVDEALYMSDRIVLMTNGPHAKIGEILEVPFPHPRDRQQIRESKEYYELRNHALNFLDRYFTQDE
- a CDS encoding high light inducible protein encodes the protein MEKNTLDLPPVAKAYNNVDRNAFIFGWNPQAELWNGRLAAIGFIAYLVWDIAGVSFLRDVLPIIK
- a CDS encoding SLC13 family permease, which gives rise to MENWQGIIATVTFISVIVLIMTEWLHLTIAAFLGALLLVFTNVMTLTEAIDYISKSHGTLGLFFGVMVLVRAFEPTKIFDYLATQMVLLAKGEGKRLLLGIVGITTPICAVLPNATTVMLLAPLIPPMAQEVGVDFVPLLILMVFVANSAGLLTLVGDPATFIVGDAVNISFTDYLTRLSLGGLISVLTVCIMLPFLFPKTWRKKLDDLEHLPHPKINHPRVLAVGALIVAFVLIFFVVGETLPIPMSPATVALLGAALAMLLSHHSKIDTVNNILRDVDWSTLLFFMCTFVLIGGLEKTGVINGLSGVLATILGRNIFLGSLLLLFLVGILSSVVPNIPLVVAMVPLLKQYVVNVGFVGSEVLEPGFQGQFPPEVLPLFYAMMFGATLGGNGTLVGASSNIVAAGISELHGRRISFKTFLRYGIPVMAIQLMGAALYMIVRFLL
- a CDS encoding chlorophyll a/b-binding protein: MQSRPTTTTPPVATEFNGKDRNAFLFGWNPQAELWNGRLAMIGFLAYLLWDLAGYSVLRDVLHLVSYTH